One stretch of Halalkalicoccus tibetensis DNA includes these proteins:
- a CDS encoding helix-turn-helix domain-containing protein, translated as MSRTSNRANGDIVHDFLSVAGLLEDPQLAHLYTYFDHEGEATVQDVIDDLEFAQGTAYTYVNRLVDTGVVKVTQEQQPRRYAAREIDLTVTAADGDREYTITPALIDAVGRREGNDDIDTYIDRHGIAGLATALTYALARERGETTHRLMAQDLDISPLAAEIILQALRPVVHDYYEIEEAGASLETIGVDERDAIDDA; from the coding sequence ATGTCACGCACTTCAAATCGGGCAAATGGTGATATTGTCCACGATTTTCTCTCAGTTGCGGGCCTTCTCGAGGATCCTCAGCTGGCTCACCTCTACACGTATTTCGATCACGAGGGAGAGGCGACCGTCCAAGATGTCATCGATGACCTCGAATTCGCCCAGGGAACAGCCTACACCTACGTCAATCGACTGGTTGATACTGGCGTTGTTAAGGTAACACAGGAACAACAGCCCCGGCGATACGCCGCCCGCGAGATTGATTTGACTGTCACGGCGGCCGATGGTGACCGCGAGTACACGATCACGCCGGCACTCATCGATGCCGTCGGACGACGTGAGGGCAATGACGATATCGACACCTACATCGACCGCCACGGTATCGCTGGCCTCGCGACGGCACTCACCTACGCCCTCGCGCGGGAACGGGGCGAGACAACCCATCGCCTGATGGCACAGGATCTCGATATCTCGCCGCTGGCTGCGGAGATCATTCTCCAAGCACTTCGGCCTGTCGTGCACGACTACTACGAGATTGAGGAGGCGGGCGCGTCGCTTGAGACGATTGGCGTCGATGAGCGCGATGCGATTGACGACGCGTGA